The genomic interval ATGAACCCGCAAACCGAGCCGGAAACTCCACTCTTCCAGAGCCCAAAAAGTCTCAAATCATTCGACGACGGACAGCTCGTTATTAACTTGAATCTTAAATGGCGATATGAAGTCGCGCGCGATAATGCCGCTTATTGCGAAACCAAAATTTGCCCCAGTGGTACCGGCGGCTTCAAGCATGATTCCATCATCCAACTTTCCAACGATTACCCCGGTAACCTCGCCATCTGAGTTGACCAACGGGCCACCCGAATTTCCGGGTTGGACAGGCAATGAGATTGAGAAAAGATTGCTGTTTCCGCCAATGCCTCTCCGACCCGT from Gammaproteobacteria bacterium carries:
- a CDS encoding trypsin-like peptidase domain-containing protein — protein: MRFNRELDLAAILVNPNGKGVTTAIFSDEVSQLGASLIAGGFPLSTLMDNDFTVVFGKVTGRRGIGGNSNLFSISLPVQPGNSGGPLVNSDGEVTGVIVGKLDDGIMLEAAGTTGANFGFAISGIIARDFISPFKIQVNNELSVVE